The genomic DNA GGTATATTCTCCAAAGCCTTTGAGTTGAATGAGCTCTTGTGCAGTTTGTGGTAGTTTGCCGTCATAATTAGATACAATTTGGTTTGCGGCTTGATGCAAATGTTTGGCTCTTCGGTAATAGCCCAAGCCTTGCCAGTATTGCATAAGATTATCTTCTGAAGCTTGTGCTAAGTCTTCTATTGTTGGAAAGGCTTGAATGAATTTTTTATAATAAGGAATAACAGTTTTGACCTGAGTTTGTTGAAGCATGACTTCGGATAACCATATGTAATAAGGGTTTTTTGTACGACGCCAAGGTAGGTCACGAGCATATTTTTTATACCAAGACATCAGCTGCTTTTGAAATTGGCTTATGTTCATTGGATTTAAACGATGTTCAAAGACAGTTAATAATTTTATTGGGCATCCAAGTGTTCTAGAATATATCCATTGAGCATGCGGCGAATATTTACATCCATTTCTTTAAAGATAAAACCAACAACATGGTACTCTAAATCTTCTTCTGAACGAACGCGAACAACTTTTGCTTTGAGAACAATGGTTTGATCTGTATCAGGAAGGGTAAACTCCAAAAAGACAACATCGTCTTTTTCTAAGAGAATATTG from bacterium includes the following:
- a CDS encoding PilZ domain-containing protein; its protein translation is MNKSKQPLNHAIDMVEKPKIEFNRRIKGDRLETFFPIYITSLSGDLIQGYAESINLSWSGILIETNILLEKDDVVFLEFTLPDTDQTIVLKAKVVRVRSEEDLEYHVVGFIFKEMDVNIRRMLNGYILEHLDAQ